The Cylindrospermopsis curvispora GIHE-G1 genome contains a region encoding:
- a CDS encoding glycosyltransferase family 4 protein: MNSTTNKRIALISVHGDPAIEIGKEEAGGQNVYVRQVGEALSQLGWQVDMFSRKVSPDQENIVQHNSHCRTIRLTAGPVEFVSRDNGFQYLREFVEQLLKFQKESGFKYELVHTNYWLSSWVGLQLRQIQGTKQIHTYHSLGVVKYNTIENIPPIANQRLAVEKEVLEKGEVIIATSPQEEEQMRTLISGKGNITVIPCGTNVRRFSCVDRGVARDKLGIDKNAKVVLYVGRFDPRKGIETLVRAVRESRFFGDQNLKLIIGGGSTPGNSDGKERDRIEGIVRELGMVECTLFPGLLKRDILPYYYAAADVCVIPSHYEPFGLVALESMACGTPVVASDVGGLQFTVVNENTGLLAPVQDVTAFSYAIDRIIGNPQWRDKLGLAGSKRVVEKFSWEGVASQLNTVYTQMLDRLSFSGLKTRRFLKSP; the protein is encoded by the coding sequence ATGAACTCTACAACTAATAAAAGGATTGCCCTGATTTCCGTCCACGGTGATCCGGCTATAGAAATTGGCAAAGAAGAGGCCGGGGGACAAAATGTTTATGTTCGCCAGGTAGGTGAAGCACTATCCCAGTTAGGATGGCAAGTTGACATGTTCAGTCGGAAAGTCAGTCCTGACCAGGAGAATATTGTGCAACATAATTCCCATTGTCGAACAATTAGATTGACAGCAGGACCGGTGGAATTTGTTTCCAGAGACAATGGTTTTCAGTATTTACGAGAATTTGTGGAACAGCTATTAAAGTTTCAGAAAGAAAGCGGTTTTAAATATGAACTAGTTCACACCAACTACTGGCTATCCAGCTGGGTGGGATTGCAATTGAGACAGATTCAAGGGACTAAACAGATTCATACATATCATTCCCTAGGAGTAGTCAAATATAACACCATAGAAAACATTCCACCCATTGCCAATCAAAGGTTGGCAGTAGAAAAAGAGGTGTTGGAAAAAGGGGAAGTGATTATAGCCACCAGTCCCCAAGAAGAAGAACAAATGAGAACTTTGATCAGTGGGAAAGGTAACATTACAGTTATTCCCTGTGGTACAAATGTTCGCCGATTTAGTTGCGTGGATAGGGGGGTGGCTAGAGATAAATTAGGCATTGACAAGAACGCCAAGGTTGTGCTCTATGTGGGGAGATTTGACCCTCGCAAAGGGATAGAAACCCTAGTTCGCGCAGTGCGGGAGTCAAGGTTTTTTGGAGACCAAAACCTGAAACTGATTATTGGTGGTGGGAGTACACCAGGTAATAGCGACGGGAAAGAACGCGATCGCATTGAGGGAATTGTCCGGGAACTAGGAATGGTGGAATGTACACTTTTTCCCGGTTTGTTAAAAAGGGACATACTACCCTATTACTACGCTGCAGCTGATGTTTGTGTCATACCCAGTCATTATGAACCCTTTGGGCTAGTAGCATTGGAATCCATGGCATGTGGTACACCAGTGGTGGCTAGTGACGTGGGAGGACTGCAATTTACCGTAGTAAATGAGAACACAGGTTTGTTGGCCCCCGTTCAAGACGTAACAGCTTTTAGCTATGCCATTGATAGGATTATTGGTAATCCTCAATGGCGAGATAAATTAGGTTTAGCTGGTAGTAAGAGAGTTGTAGAAAAGTTTAGTTGGGAGGGTGTGGCCAGTCAACTAAACACAGTTTACACTCAGATGTTAGATAGGTTAAGCTTCTCCGGTCTAAAGACACGGAGATTTCTGAAGAGTCCATAA
- a CDS encoding RNA recognition motif domain-containing protein: MSVRLYIGNLPKEEIDRQELQAVFAAEGDAVTTKLIKDRKTGKCRGFGFLTVNNDDQADQIIEKYNGQLFKDTAIKLEKALPRTKGEEGEEQQTPKPVLQSSSTPAPVPSTNKQGRREKSSKKSKRGGSPVESTTSVDTDAIRPDPRWAEQLTKIKQMLTATAP; encoded by the coding sequence ATGTCCGTTCGTCTGTATATAGGTAATTTGCCCAAAGAAGAAATTGACCGTCAAGAGTTGCAAGCTGTATTTGCTGCTGAGGGTGATGCGGTTACTACCAAACTAATAAAAGACAGAAAAACAGGTAAGTGTCGTGGTTTTGGGTTCTTGACAGTTAACAATGACGACCAAGCAGACCAAATTATCGAAAAATATAATGGTCAACTGTTCAAGGATACGGCCATTAAACTAGAAAAAGCATTACCCAGAACAAAAGGTGAAGAGGGTGAGGAGCAGCAGACCCCCAAACCAGTTCTACAATCTTCTAGTACACCAGCTCCAGTTCCCAGCACCAACAAACAGGGTCGTCGTGAAAAAAGTTCCAAAAAATCCAAGCGTGGTGGGTCACCTGTGGAAAGCACAACATCAGTTGATACGGATGCAATTCGTCCCGATCCCCGCTGGGCTGAACAGCTAACAAAAATCAAGCAGATGTTAACCGCCACTGCTCCATAA